The nucleotide sequence TTTGAAATCAACCAGAATTGATTTGCGCTGTTCCGGATTTTTAATCTGTCGGTAAACACCATCCTCTGCGTTAAGTTCATGACCGTTGATTAACAGCTGTGTGGTTAAAATCCGCTCTCCGTTCTTACTGACGGCAACATGGATGTGAGGCGTGCGAAAGCCACGCCCCGCACGATAGGGAACCGGCTTGATGGTCCGGAAAAAATACTGCCCTTTCGAGTCAGTCATAAAGCGACCATACCCTTGAAAGTTGCCATCACGGCCATCTTTGTTCTCACCACGCGTGTGAAGATAAGAGGCTTTATTATCCACCTGCCAGATTTCCACGAAGGCATTCCGCAGCGGCTGTCCCTTCGCATCCAGAACCTTACCACTCAGATAGGTAATTTCACCTACAGCAGGGGTGAGAGAATCGTTGATAATCAGCAAATCGTTATCGGTATCCAGCGGCATTTTGTCCGGATAAAAGGGGCCTTCGGTCATCGCAGGTGTGCGAATCAGTTCTTCCGCCATCAATCCGGGAGTGGTCAATGCCGCCATACTGAAGGCCGACCATTTTAGAAAGTTCCGTCGTCTAATCTCTAATATTGAGCCGCTCATCACATCATTCCTGTCTGTGGTCAATGAAAACAGGTTTACCAGTAAACCATTTTATCATTAAACAACGGCCAGTGAAGATGGTTTCGCAGAAATACAGGTTTTAAATACTGATTCAGCAGAATCAAAAGGACGTCGTCATGGCGTCCATCAAATCGATATCGAAGGTATTGGGGATCGTCACCAGCAGGGTATTGTGCCCGTCATCGTCGAATTTGATGGAATTCCCAGGCATATCGCCTGCATTTTTTTTGACCAGCACCACGTTCTTATCCCGAATCAGGAAAAAATGTTCCCTGAGCCCGTCTTCTCCGATGCTCACAAACATCAGCACCCCTTTTTTCAGTTTGACAGACTGGACCCGGGAAAACAGCGTGGTCTTGGCCCGGGGATGCTTCCCGGCCTGAATTTCTGCACTGTCCTTATTCAACAGTGCCGGTCCTCCCGAATCTGATCGATTTCCCTCACTCAAAAAAAACAGTGAAATACAAAACAGAATAATAATGATTGATGAGGCGGTACTGAGTAGATCTTTCACTTGAGCCAACTCCCGCTTTCGGTGCCCGCGAAAGCTCATGCATGAAATTCTATTGTTACTTCTCAGAAAGAGATGACAAATCGCTTTCTCTGAACTTATCTGTCAGACAGCTATAGGATGTAATTGGTTGCAGTTTTTGTTCCTCGTTTTAACTTTTTTTAAATAATCTGCAGTAAGTCACTGTACTCGCTGGAATTGAAAACTGCAGCGTACAGAATGTCCTTCGCTGGTTTGCAAATATTATTGCTCGAAAATTGAAAATTTGACCAAGCTGCTCTCGGAATTCTGTCTGACCTGCTGCTTTCTCCTGGGGTGGACTGGTAGAAACCACTAATTCGACAGGTCAATTCATTTGGAAATCTCCTGCTTTCCGGATTCCCCGCAAACTACACCCGCTTCCCGCTCTCTGTTAATATAAACCCACAAACCTTAGATTGAGGAATTTTCGTTTCGAACAGAAAACGTGATTCACCCACCATAAAGTTGATCTTCTAATAAGGAACTGCACCTTGAAAACCTATCACTCCTTCTCAAGCCTGGCACTGCTGACCTGCCTGACTGTCTCACTGGGCAGCAGTAATCTGACATTCGCGGAACCGACCAAAGCACAACAGGCGGCAATCAACCGGGCCAGCAGGGAAATGGCATCGGCCGCCAAACGCTTTCTGGCCTCCCTTCCCGAGGAACAGCGCAAAGCAGCCACCTTCAAACTGGACAGTAAAGAACGGGACAGCTGGTACTTCATTCCCGACTTCGCCATCAAGGACGATAAACGGACCGGCCTGCCCATGACGCAGATGACACCCCAGCAGCAGATTTTCGCAGTCACACTGCCAGCGACGGCCCTCTCGCATCGAGGCTTCCTGGAGATGAACTCCATCCGCGCGCTGGAGCAGGTCCTCTTCGAACTGGAAGGCAAAGACTACCGGAACCCCGAACTCTACTACGTCTCAATCTTCGGCAAACCAGATCCCAAAGGAACCTGGGGCTGGCGGTTTGAAGGACATCACCTGTCTGTGAATGTGACCATTGTCGACGGCAAAAAATTCTCAGTCACTCCATCCTTCTTCGGTTCCAACCCCGCAACCGTCAAGCAGGGGCCGCTGAAAGGTGTCGAAGTCCTCAAGGAAGAACAGCAGTTGGCACTGAACCTCGTCAAATCCTTTAACCCCGATCAATTGGCTATCGCCACAATCGACACAGCCGCCGTCGATAAAAAACTGCTGGCGAAAAGTGTGATCAAGGAAGTCCTGACCACCGATGATCCCGTCGTCGACAAAGGTCTGATTCAGCATAAAGGCATTCAGTACGCCGACCTCGACCCCAAACAGCAGAAAATGCTTCTGCGTCTGGTGAATGCCTACCTGGGTCGTTTCCGCCCCGAATTGCTCAAGGGAACCCGCTACCTGGGCAACCTCCGCGATGGCGACCACCTTTACTTCGCCTGGAGTGGCGGCCAGAAGCGGGGTGAATTCCATTACTACCGCATTCAGTCTAAGGTTTTCCTGATTGAATTCGCCAACACCCAGAACGACGCCAATCACGTGCACGCGGTCTTCCGCGAATTCGACGGCGATTTCGGTCGCGACCTGCTCAAAGAGCATTTTAAGCAGCATCAGAAATAATTCTGAAAGCAAGATGACCAGCAACAGGCCCGGTGAGCAACTTTCATCGGGCCTGTTTTCTTTTCAGAGGGAAAACAGGCTTCTGCAAATATTTTGTAGACTGGTTCCGCTCCAACAGTTACTTTACAGGGATGGACAATATCTCCCGAGATCCCGGTCAACTACAGGACTCCAGGGAAAACATCCCTGGAGCGACCGCTGACACTTCAGCCCCCCAACCCCGTCAGTTCGGCCGCTGGATTCGTAGCATCATTCTGATCACACTGGGTCTCCTGTTTCTGTTTTACTTTCCGGTAATCGGTGAAACCTATTTTCGTTGCGCGATCTGTGGCATGAACCATACCGAAAAACGAGTCACGGTCTTCGGCTGGCTCATTTCAGCATGGGAACGACCAACCGAATCCAGTGACTGGTATCAGGCGAATGTAGAACCAGTACATCAACATGTTTGGGTCCGCAGCGGTTTCTCACAACAGAAAAACTGCTTCGGCCAGGTAGTCCTGATGCAGCAACTCCCCTCTCTTGCCTCGGGACCGTTCAGTTGGCTGTATCTGGGTGAATACAGACATATAGAATTATATAAAAGAAGTCCCGATCCAGCTCAGGCCCGAGCTCTACTGCTGAAGCTGGCGCACTTTGAACCTGAAGGCTCATCTGAAAGGAAAGTACAAGATGAAATCTTTTCACGATTGTGGGAATGGAGAAGCAATGGAATGCAAGCCCCCTGGCCGTTCGATGAGGGGGAGTTCGTGAGTCCAGTTCAACCCACCGATCCAGATAATCCTCCATCCTCGCCAGATTGAAGAGACTTCATTTGTCTGTCAAACAGATCGGCCGAGATATGAAAAACCTCAGAGAAATTTTAAAAATCCCATTCCTGAGCGAACCTGTTCAACCTTCTAAAGCTCATCACATTTAACCATAGCGTCTGTCGATCTAGTATACTCGGTTCAAATAGTCTTGGAGACGCTACAGTAAAACTGGACACAGTCTGACCGTCCGCATACACACATCAACCTCAATCACAGAAATACAAAGAGCCCCTCTCCCTGGCCCAATCACAGGAAAACACATGCAACGAATCATTCGCGAATATCAGCCAGCAGACCTCGATGACGTTCTGGCGTCCTGGGAGAGTGCCACCCGTCTGGCCCATCCTTTTCTACAGGAAGACTTCCTGGAACAGGAACGCCATAACATTCCCAACCTCTATCTGCCCAATGCAGAAACCTGGGTCATCGAACATGAGATACAGGTGATTGGATTCATTGCCTTACTGGGAAATGAAGTTGGTGCGATTTTTGTGAAACCGGAATTTCATGGCACGGGAGCCGGCAAGGCATTGATGGATAAAGCACGAGATCTGAGAGGCGATCTGCAGGTCGAAGTTTTCGAAGCCAATTCGATCGGACGTCAATTTTATGATCGCTATGGTTTTCAGCCACTGTCAGAATCGACACATGAGCCGACGGGAAACCGATTACTCAGACTTCAATTTAATACCGCAGTGACTTAAAATCAGATCCAGCTTACCTTCAACCTGGAAGTGGACTCATGCCTGCTCACGAAAAAATCAATTACGTCGAATTCCCCGCCCGAGACCTGGCGGCAACCAAAGCATTCTTCGAGACTGTCTTCGGCTGGTCGTTCACCGATTACGGTCCGGACTACACCGCCTTCGCAAACGAAGGACTCGACGGCGGATTCTTCAAGGCAGAACTCTCTTCGAACACGGAGAGCGGCGCCGCGTTGATTGTATTCTATAGTGAGCGACTGGAAGAAACGCTCTCCAAAGTGGAAGCAGCCGGCGGCCAGATCTGCAAACCCATTTTCTCCTTTCCCGGCGGCAGACGCTTTCAGTTTCTGGAACCCTCCGGCAACGAATTCGCAGTCTGGTCAGATCACTAAGCGGCTGTTTCAAGTTGTGGCACGATCTCACTTTCTCATCTCGAATGTGAATTTTTGAGTTCTGGCAGAAAGGGCTTGAAAATGAACACGCAGACAGTAGGATCAATTCTTCCAGACTGAACACATTCAAACGGGTGCTTGCTGCCAGCGCAGTTCTCACCTGACTTCTGCATGCTACGAGGTACGACTGACACATGAACGAAAACGCTCCCGCTTCCGCTCGACTTCTGGCCCTTGACCACTTCGTGGACGATAAATGGTACAAGGTCACTGCAGTG is from Gimesia maris and encodes:
- a CDS encoding DUF3500 domain-containing protein; amino-acid sequence: MKTYHSFSSLALLTCLTVSLGSSNLTFAEPTKAQQAAINRASREMASAAKRFLASLPEEQRKAATFKLDSKERDSWYFIPDFAIKDDKRTGLPMTQMTPQQQIFAVTLPATALSHRGFLEMNSIRALEQVLFELEGKDYRNPELYYVSIFGKPDPKGTWGWRFEGHHLSVNVTIVDGKKFSVTPSFFGSNPATVKQGPLKGVEVLKEEQQLALNLVKSFNPDQLAIATIDTAAVDKKLLAKSVIKEVLTTDDPVVDKGLIQHKGIQYADLDPKQQKMLLRLVNAYLGRFRPELLKGTRYLGNLRDGDHLYFAWSGGQKRGEFHYYRIQSKVFLIEFANTQNDANHVHAVFREFDGDFGRDLLKEHFKQHQK
- a CDS encoding intradiol ring-cleavage dioxygenase is translated as MSGSILEIRRRNFLKWSAFSMAALTTPGLMAEELIRTPAMTEGPFYPDKMPLDTDNDLLIINDSLTPAVGEITYLSGKVLDAKGQPLRNAFVEIWQVDNKASYLHTRGENKDGRDGNFQGYGRFMTDSKGQYFFRTIKPVPYRAGRGFRTPHIHVAVSKNGERILTTQLLINGHELNAEDGVYRQIKNPEQRKSILVDFKPLPDSKLGELAANFDIVLGKTAEENPDGTIKGGIGKSELTNGGRGPRPSRNR
- a CDS encoding GNAT family N-acetyltransferase, with protein sequence MQRIIREYQPADLDDVLASWESATRLAHPFLQEDFLEQERHNIPNLYLPNAETWVIEHEIQVIGFIALLGNEVGAIFVKPEFHGTGAGKALMDKARDLRGDLQVEVFEANSIGRQFYDRYGFQPLSESTHEPTGNRLLRLQFNTAVT
- a CDS encoding VOC family protein; translated protein: MPAHEKINYVEFPARDLAATKAFFETVFGWSFTDYGPDYTAFANEGLDGGFFKAELSSNTESGAALIVFYSERLEETLSKVEAAGGQICKPIFSFPGGRRFQFLEPSGNEFAVWSDH